DNA sequence from the Streptomyces sp. MST-110588 genome:
CTGGCCGAGCTGTACCGGGTGCTGCGCCCGGGAGGCCGCGCGGTGGTGCTCGACACCGACTGGGACTCCCTGGTGTGGCACTCCGCCGACCGCCCCCGGATGCGGCGGATCCTCGACCTGTGGGAGGACCACGTCGCCGACCCCCGGCTGCCCCGCCGGCTCGGCCCGCTGCTCCAGGAGGCCGGGTTCACCGAGGAGAGCCTGACCACGCTGACCTTCCTCAACCGGCGGTGCCGCCGCGACACCTACAGCTACTGGCAGGTCGGCTTCATCGAGGCGTTCCTCGCCGACCACCCCGGCGCGGTCCCGGAGGAGACCAGGGCCTGGAGCCGGGAGCTGCGCGAGCTGGATGCGACGGGGCGGTATTTCTTCAGCCTCGGCCGGTACGCGTTCACCGTGGTCAAGCCCGGGGACTGAGCGGGGGCGGACGGTGCGGGACGGTGCGGACGGGGTGGGGCGGACGGGCGGGGCGGGTCTGGCGGGCTCTTCGGGGCCGACGGCCGCCCGCCCTGAAGGCCCCGGGCGCCTCACCCCCGTACGCGTGCGAACTCACGGAGGAAACCCGCCAGCGCCCGTACGCCCTCCTCCGGCATCCCGTTGTAGACGGACGCCCGCACCCCGCCCACCAGCCGGTGCCCGGCCAGACCGAGAAACCCCTCCTCCCGCGCGCGGTCCAGGAACTCCCCGGTCAGCGACTCGTCGGCGAGCCGGAAGACGATGTTGGTGACGGAGCGGTGGGCCGGGTGGGCGGTGGGGCGGTAGAACGCCGTACGGTCCAGTTCCCCGTACAGCAGCCGGGCCTTGGCCAGGTTCGTCCGCTCGACCGCCGCGAGGCCGCCCTGGTCGCGGATCCACTCCAGCGTCAGTAGGAGGACGAAGACGGCGAAGGTGTTCGGGGTGTTGTCCAGGGACTTGGACGCCGCGTGGACGGAGTAGTCCAGCAGCCGGGGAGTCTCCGGCAGCGCGTGGCCGAGCAGGTCGTCGCGGACGGTCACCAGGGCCGTGCCGGCGGGCCCCAGGTTCTTCTGGAACCCGGCGTAGACGATGCCGAACCGGCCGTGGTCCAACCGCCGGGAGAGGATGTCGCTGGTGGCATCGGCCACCAGCGGGGCGGGACAGTCGTGCGGGAAGTCCGTCCAGCGGGTGCCGTAGACGGTGTTGTTGCTGGTGAGGTGGAGGAAGGCGGCGTCCGGCGGACAGTGCCGCCCGCCCACCTCGGGTATCCGGTCGAAGCCGGTGTCCTGACTGGACGCGACGATCGCGGCGGTGCCGTAGCGGGCGCCCTCACGCTGCGCCTGCTGGGCGAACAGGCCGGTCACCACGTACCCGGCGGTACGGGTCGGGGAGCGGCCGATGAGGTTGAGCGGCACGGCGGCGCACTGCATCCGGGCCCCGCCGTGCACGAACAGCACATGGTGGTCCCCGGGGAGCCCGGTCACCTCCCGGTACAGCGCCACGGCGGTGTCGAGCACGCCGATGAACCGGGGGTGCTTGTGACTGATCTCGATGATCGACGCGCCGTCGCCCGCGTGCGCCGCGAGCTCCTCGCGCACCCGCAGGGCCACCGGCCGGGGCAGCGTCGCGGGCCCCGCGGAGAAGTTGTACGTGTCCCGGGGCCCCGGCGCGCCGGGCCCGCCCCGCCGGGCTCCCTCCCCCTGCCGCCGCTCCATCCCGGCACCTCCTCCCGGCCGTTCGTACGCTCCCGCGCCCCGTACGCCCTCGGGCTCCGTACGTCCTCGCGCCCCGTACGCACCGAAGCCCCGTACGTCCCAACGCGCCGTACGTCCCAACGGCCCTGTACGTCCCCACTCCCCGCATGTCCCCACGTCCAGGACGGACCGCCCTCCGTACGGGCCCTCCGCACGGCCCCTTCCGTACGGC
Encoded proteins:
- a CDS encoding methyltransferase domain-containing protein: MSTLLRFDGERADEADIEAHTPEMRGQRQHLLRQLAVSRGERVLDVGCGPGYLISELVDPVGPDGEVCGLDISASMLDLARARCAPAGARVSLVAGRCEEIPFPDASFDAAVSSQVYEYVGDIERALAELYRVLRPGGRAVVLDTDWDSLVWHSADRPRMRRILDLWEDHVADPRLPRRLGPLLQEAGFTEESLTTLTFLNRRCRRDTYSYWQVGFIEAFLADHPGAVPEETRAWSRELRELDATGRYFFSLGRYAFTVVKPGD
- the serC gene encoding 3-phosphoserine/phosphohydroxythreonine transaminase encodes the protein MERRQGEGARRGGPGAPGPRDTYNFSAGPATLPRPVALRVREELAAHAGDGASIIEISHKHPRFIGVLDTAVALYREVTGLPGDHHVLFVHGGARMQCAAVPLNLIGRSPTRTAGYVVTGLFAQQAQREGARYGTAAIVASSQDTGFDRIPEVGGRHCPPDAAFLHLTSNNTVYGTRWTDFPHDCPAPLVADATSDILSRRLDHGRFGIVYAGFQKNLGPAGTALVTVRDDLLGHALPETPRLLDYSVHAASKSLDNTPNTFAVFVLLLTLEWIRDQGGLAAVERTNLAKARLLYGELDRTAFYRPTAHPAHRSVTNIVFRLADESLTGEFLDRAREEGFLGLAGHRLVGGVRASVYNGMPEEGVRALAGFLREFARVRG